Within Anopheles ziemanni chromosome 2, idAnoZiCoDA_A2_x.2, whole genome shotgun sequence, the genomic segment AAACTGCTTTGAGAAAGTTGGTAAAACAGTTGACCAGCTTCAAATCCCAACAACAACATTTCTCGTGATGTTTATTCGAACAAAGTTTGTTGCTATACCTTAGCGTGTGGTAAACAGCTGTGTTTATCTAAAATAGGCAAGAAAAAATGTTACGAAACATGGTCATGGCCATTCTCCTTTCTTGGCTACCACGGGGGGGGCGACGTGTTGGGGACCGAGAGAAAGAGTCGGTTGTCGCAGGTGACATTTCGAAGCACGAAAATCGATCATCGATAGGTAAGCGGAAACCCTTGAACGAAAAAAGGACACCGCACCGCTTTACGTCTTCAGAGGGGGGGAAGAGCCAACTTAGAACGAGGGCAACAtaatagacacacacacaccttcaaCTTTGAACGGGTGGGGGTGGACATGAATGAGAAGGGAAAGGAATCCACCTGAAGCACGAAGGAAAATGGCTTCACCAGCAGAGGGAAGAACATGTTCTTCTCGGTCGGAAAAACTTCACAGAAGCACAATGGCAAAAGgtgtacacacacaaacagctcCATTCAATAGGTCGAAGGAAAATTTGCCACGATCCATGTGTTGTGCTTGTCGTTGTTGGGAAAGACGTACGACACGACAGCGAAAATCACAATGGAAACCCACACATATCCGGCACGTTTCTCAACATGATCTCGGGCCCCCACATTGGGGGAGGAGAATGATGATGGAATGGAAGGCTTCGTTGTTCCCGTTGATTCATTTTGCACCTTTcttaacacacaaacacacattcacatTCCGACAGGTAAGGACCTGCTGCATGAAGCATGGATTTCTTGTTTACTCGCGTGcgacaaaagaaaagattcCTGGCATGTTGGCGAAAGGAAGAACGAAAGTATCAAAGTGAAGGGGACGGATAAGTCGAGCGAGCATAAATATTACATAAAACTATCACCCCTTTCTACGCGCTATCGCTTTCTTTGTCATGCCTATTGAACGCACACGCTTttcgtattttatttctacacaTTATGCACCACCAGAGAAGCATAAACGTTCTATGCTTGCGTTGAGAAAACTTCCTGTATTCGCGATGCACTTTCGAACGATTGATTGCACAAACAGTTGAGAAACAATCGACTTATTTATCTCAACTTTTAACACTATCGCTTCTTTCATTGATCGATTGCGACAATCCTACAGCACAACAtgcattttcaagcatttacCAGACGCGATGCGAAGCCACGATGCACACTCTTTCGATTCCTGACGCGAACTGAACGTCACGACAATCGTGTTTTGAGAAAATCAtttgtgtggaaaagagacAGGACTCTGCCGGGAACAAGGTTGATAAACCTCGATTGCAGAAATGCAAAATTTtgccaatttgttaataactattgattctttcaaccgattttcacgattgaccccttaaatgaaaggtcttttcaagacgCGCAACTTTGTTGAATGTTGATTTTACCGTAGTTTCTTCGCAAACTGAACGACACGATTGTCTCGAActgacagaaaagaaaaatatttatgttttgacCAAGGTTAATTGAAACAGCTTCAAGCActttgataaaaagaaaaaatgtgcaattaaaattcaaaaatgttaaaacttTTAAGTTCATAGACTATCTTTTATGATTGCACTTTCAACTGAAAGgagttttcaattaaaacatttttgtgtAACTTTAATTTATCCATACTTCATAGTTTCGGAGTAACTAAAGGTAACTGTACTTATAAATTGGTCGGAATAGGTagataaaaacacaaataggTAACTTTATGcaccgattttattttttttttgatacaaATAACTtttatgaaattgaaaatgaaatttgagACGACCTCTCTATTTCAAAAGATCTTGGGACTTTTTCCACTTTACATTCGTTTATATTCTCTAGTTCAATCAGATTGAGATATGTATTTCAAACTAGTTTCAACGAATCAAAAAATCCTAAAATaaggatattttttaaatttcaaatttcaaattgCGCAGTGGTTATCCAAACGGTTTCCAAAATCAAAAAAGGTCTTGCAGGaattttagtttatttcaGTACATCTTACGCTACTAAGAGCCTACACTATTGGCAGTACATACAATTCATACGAACATACAGAATTAATCGTCGCTACGTTAACGAATGTAGGAAAAATACTGAGATTTTGCTTAAATACAACGTAGCACATGGTTCAGTCCATCCTGAGAAACGTCGGTCGGTAAATAGGAAAACTTATGCTAACAAATCTATCTGCGATCTTAAATGCCCTGCAGTGCTAATACTATCTTGTCCGTTAATACATATGGCAGCAAACACAATACAAAATGGGAGATACGACACTTAACAATACGTATGACTTCTGTTATGCTTATTTGGTGAATGACTTTTGAGCAAAACATTTCCGTCGTTATCGTCCTTCAATACTTTTCCACCGCTGCGTTCGGATTGATGTGCCCGTTGGAGGTGAGTTTCTTACGGTCCTTGGTGTCATCGTTAGCGACGGATTTGGGCGGGATGTAGTAGAACCAGGCACCAAAGAAGAACAGTATCGAGCACGCCTTCCCGATAAGAGCCAAAAGAAGCATGTACCTGTaagcaaaacagaaaagagataCGGTTCGGTTATTTGCACATGGTGATAAGGCATGTGATTTCTGTAACTTACTTGCTCATGAAGGCGTTATCATAAACCAAACATGCACCATGGTCTTCGCAGCCCGACTCCTGCCACAGAATGCACGTTTCGTCGATCAGCCGTCCGAAGATCATTGGCGCCGGAATGGTACCCAGCACCCGCACCTTGATCCATTGGATGCCGAGCGCAAACGAGCGTTGGTCGTCGTGAACGCAGCGAAGCGTCGCTGATAGGGCCGGCATCGTCGCCAGGAAGGTGAAGAACATTACCAGGAAGCAAAGGACGACAAACATCCACAAGTGGCCACACTGCGATTGGCACATGGTGTTGACCGCATCGTAGCTCCCGTAAAGAGCCGATGGAGATTCGCTATGAAATGTTGCATTAATGCACGTACAATCTCGGTACACCTTGGCGTTCTCGAGGTTGATCTCTTCGCCACATCCGGCATGACAAGGCGAGTAGTACATGACCCCGTCCGCCCCACAGATCGGTTCGTAGTTTCGACGGCTACAAGCACACCGATCGTTGCAGGCGTTGTCCAGGTTCTTCGGAAGGTAGTAAAGATCCCGGTATTCTGTCGTATGCGCGTGAGGACCTTCGAGATTTTCATGCGGGAAGTAGGACGCCGTTACTCCGGCGAACGTTAGATTCGGACAGGACAGGAAAAAGCAAACGGTAAAAAGGGCGGCAAAGATGGttgcaaacaaacagaatTTGATGATTCCAGAACAGGAAAGGTGTAGTTTCTTCACGAGGTACCCTCCAAGAAACGTTCCTCCACCACCGGCTGGAACTGTTATAATTCCTGTGGGGtagaagcaaagaaaaacatattagaCAAGCAATTAGTTACTTTTGTGACAACTTACCCATCAAAAGTGCCGACCAAACCGCAGTCACACTGAACTGGTTCTCGATCAGCTTCGGCAGGAACACGGCAAACCCGGAGATAACCAGCCCTTCGGAGGCCCCCGCCAAGTTGAGGAAGAAGAATGTCGGATTCTTCAGCAACGCTACCAGGGCCCGAGGTATCTGTTTGATCTTGGTGAACGCTTCCTGGCGCCGCTCACCGTCGGCATCCTCTTCATCGCCACGATGCGCTTCGGACACTTTCTGCAGCTTCTCCGAACCGGGCAGGGCGGACGGGTACGCCAGTATGGGAATGGCCAGCAGGAGGCAGAATGCTGCCATGAACACGAATCCGATCCACCAAGCTCCAACCCATACCTTGCTGTGCGGCGTTAGTCCCAACCTGTAGGAGGCGACAAGTGAACGGTAATAaatagaataataaaacatgctATACGTGATTTCGGGAGGGAACAATGTGATGAAGCCCCGCGAGTTTGCTGCTTTTTGTCGCGTTTTATGTGGAAGTTGTTACTTTCTATTTTTCCATCTCCTGTAGCAACGCACTATGGGGTTTCTGGAGGTGGGTACAAAGGTTTACCATTCTTGTGTTGTTATTTGTTGTTATTGCACATTTTACTGGATTCCTTCCAGAAGTttgaactgtttaaaaagtcaTACAGACTTATTTTAATTCTCGaagaaatattgaaaatataatTGTATTAAAGCTAGGCTAGGACATTTGTATAAGAAAACGTTTCAGTACGTGTACAAATCATGATTTGTACAATAGCAAGGAATTTTTTAAAGACGTTCAATAAATTTATAGAGGTTTTTcacgttgtccacaatgttgTAACTGAACAAACTTATTTTAAGAACTCCATTTTTTATACGTTAACTTGGATAGCAAAGCCTACTACGacttttaataaatttgtaaaGTGAACCTACTGTGTTCACCATAAATTCAAGAAGATCTTTCATCTCCAAAATGTCCACCATTTCATTGATACTGATGCTTGGTTCATGTCGCTATCCTTTGGGTTCATTTAAAACATCTAAACCTTCGGTCGGATTGCCGTGGCAATGGTCACAGTCCCAGGTTACCATTGGCAATTGTTCCCTCGAGTATCATGTGTGTGCCATGCTGGCTGCATAAGACAAAGCGAACACACGGACACAATAGTGCGATTCAAATGGCAATATTGACACCATGCCATGCGTTTGCCCGTTGTTCTGGACCGTTTGGCTTTCCCGCGTTGTGGACGTAACTTTCATAAGCTTAGCTAAGCCTCCCTCTCCCCTAAATATGACATCCATTCGGTCGGAAATGGGCAACAACAACCAGCATCCGATGGGATTTTTCTATGCATCCCTCCCCCCGATCGACCTCCCATGGACCCGTTGCATCTGTCCTCGGTCAGAATGATGCCAGCTATGTGCACGATGGAACGTGGCACTCACAGGAGAGAAGACaattaaaaaatgataaatgcaTCCGTGGTATCACCATGGGCATCCCGTACCACAATCACTTCCGCAATAGAGCTTCATGCAGGACATGTTGCAACGAGAATCGGACAGAAACGGTTCACCTCCACGCACAAATGAACCCACGGAGAatcggaaacaaaaacaacttaaaaataTCGGTCGAAAAAACATTgtgcaacaaacgaaagcgTCACCCAGACGGAGTTTTCCATTCATTAAAATCAACTTTTCCCATGGATTACAAATGGGATTTTGGGCGGGCCCAGGGTTTTGTCATTTCCACGTTTGTTGCGTtggctttttattttcattcaagaGTTTGCGGTTTCGTTGAGGGAAATGGTCCATTATCGATCtattgtttcggtttgttggaACAGGAACAGGAAAATAGAGGAAAAAAGGGGACGACCGTCGACCGAATGCATGTGTGCAATTGCCACCGGAATCGTTGGCGGGTATTTAATGAGCAAAATATGCTCACGTGCTGTTGCCACCACGTGTTTGGGTGTGCGTTTCATCCATTACACCTATTGCTTATTGAGAACGCTGGTGATCAATCATGCAGAAAAATCGAACCCAAGCCCATCCATCTTCTAAACGATCAATTTAAAGTGAGGTCAGTTTATTTTGATAACATAAATTGCTACACTATTGGCACTTTACTTTATCGAAGCATTTAGTACATGAAAACTGAAAGAAATTTTGTCCTTAGTGAGATTTAAATTATCTTTCACGTTCAACTAAACCTTTCAACTAGAGATAAAAAGTTAGAGTAAAACTGTCAGAAGTTCCTCTCATGTTAAAGTTCgaaaaatggtttatttgCGTAGGTTGGCGCAACTCTTCTGTTATGAAACGAATAAATCCTCCAGATATAAAAATCTTCTGGAGCAactgatttattttcatatcaaTAACCATAACCCAATTTACTTGTAAACGAACCGAAAACGAAGCGAAATAGCTTCCCTTCATGATCGCTTGTGTCTCTTGACGAAGCGTGTATAAAAATTCAAGCGAAGGTGAAATACTGTACATTTTTTGCCTCGAGGTGTGTCTCGTTATTTGGCATCCGGACGTAGGCatattctgaaaaaaaaatcgtaaaaGAATGCGCTGTGGTACGTTCCTAAAAACGAGTGtttaaatcatattttctttccaatttaaaaaaaaactaacattgAGAAAACATGTTAGTTTCAAAATATCTCcataataaattgaatcatATCCAGGTTATCTACGACTGCATTTTGAGAAAACCAGCATTCCCTGTTTAACACATGATCGCTTCAGTAGACGGGGAATGAGACCGCCAGTCATTTGCGGTCTTAAAGGAAATGAACCATTTCCTCGCACGCTCGCATAATGAGCCAAATGATCCGTTACCGACCACGACCGTAAGACCGtgtcccctccccccccaccgGAACGTCTTCATTAAAGTGGCAGAAAGAAGTACCTTCATCAGTCAGTATTCTGTTTGCATCGCAACAACACGTTGTCATAAGACGCAACTCTGTACGCCTTTCGTCGACAGAATCTCTCTCCCCGGGATGCAATGGGATGAAATCATCCATCAGGTGGCGCAAAAGCAAACCCCTCCCGACGTTGCCAAAGATGCAATGAGCCGTGATATATAGCTAACACCGGTATCTTATTGGGTAAGGTGGTATGCATTCATGGCGTTGGTTTTTCTGCAACATTGACGCCTGCAGCTCGATATGGAGTTTGGCAGAGGGTCGATGAAAAGGGGAGCAACAGTTCTCCCGTTCACCTTCCCCGGTTGAGGCAATTTTATGGCTCAGAGTCCCGACACATCCTACACTGTGCaacctttgtgtgtgtgatgggGGTTTACTATCACCCAGCAAAGTCTACCACCATTCTTTGGTCCCTTGTTCCTGCATGCCGTACGAATTCCTTACGCCCTTTTTCTGCCAACACGTACCACACACCAAAGCGGGAATAATGGGAAAGCCGACGATAAACGTTACGACGACCGTGCAGAAATTGCCACCcaatttgaatttattaatATTAGATGAAACACGTTTCGTTACACGCAGGTGATGCCACGGTGTTTTGtggtgaaaatagaaaaacatcaccaccatcgACATCAGTTGCACGGGGGTGCTGCACGGGGAATGATGGATGATAAGGTGTTGGCGTCGAAAGGCCCACCGGATCTGTCCTTCCTCGGGAAGTAGATTAAAAGCAGATCAGTCTTGCAGCAACCTTCGATCTTATGAATATTCTCGCCCTCCAAATGGTTGCCATGGGTGACGGAAGGGGTTTTAAAATGCAATATATTTCCCCGTTCCTAGTAGGCGGGACGGAAAACTTACGTGCTGGCATCGACGACGAACATGTCCGTGTAGAATAGCAGTAACTGGCCACCAATTACGTAGCCGGCAGCTGGTCCTACAACTGCCATCGTGTAGTAGATACCtagaatggaagaaaatctCATATTAAATTGATGTGCAATAAAAACGAAGacttgaaataatttattttggtaAAATAGTTATCCTTGAAACTATAAACTCCCTACCCAAGTTGACAATCCATTTTAAATCTAAGATCAcacaaaacatttccaaaaccAGTATCTTGTTTAgcaattgttttccaattcGATGTCCTTCCGAGCAAGCGACTTCAAAACTTCaatcaaaaatcaatcaaactcgTCAATGGAGTACATTTTTCACTTCCGTCCTGATGTTGTGACCGCTTTTGTGTCACTAAACGCAGTCGTTTCCCAGGACACCCTTTATGCAGACAGGAGGTAAATCTAATAAACCGATCAGCCAAGTGCGGTACACAAAATTACCCCCCGTTTTCCATCGGACCACTCCCTTTCCCTCTCTTTAAGCACTTCTGTCGTGGAGGTCTTGTTCACACCACACTTCGGACAAATCATATCATTGCattcaaatgaaatattatccCACAGTTTGTCATCCCACTGTGGACGGAACAAAAGGACGGAACTTGAAAATAGTCTGATTGACACTCTCAATTGTCCAGGTTAGTGACGAACATCGAACGTGAAGCTCGGTCCAAACAGGCAtatgggaaaatgggaaaatggaaacgaattTTCCACTCGAAGGAACAAATGCAGGCATTAGCATCTGGGCTTATGTCGGGAAGCATGAGGGTTCGTATTTttcaaactgttttttttctgtacgtTCCAAACAAATGTTACTTTCTCCTCAATAAATAAGGGCGTACTTTAAGCTTATCGTAGAATAATATTGCTGCCTTTCCCTGTTTACTTTTCTTCCTAATGATGATGTAACCGTTTTTACGCACAATTCTTAAGGTTAATAAAATGGAGCtaataaaattatgatgaAGATATACGTCGTTTTATTGCTGTTGTTCCCTTCTCGGTACTGGCTGCACTTGTTTTGCACTCTGAACCGTCCTTTTTGTCGAGGGGAACGTGTCCTACGTTTACTCCTACTCGGAAGGGGTGTTCAAATAGGTTTCCATCGGGAGAACACAATCATGCCAGGACTCTCTGTCCAtacggaaacggaaacggaaatttttgtttccttcctgCAATAAGAAGTAGAAAGATACAAAGGGGCTTGTACGTGTGCTGTTTGGAGAAAGGCCATCGTTCCCAGTTGCCTTCGCTACCCCCGGTAGGAGATCAACGTTTAATTTCACaatcaaatgatttattttgacaGAAGTgattgcaaaatatttttgatcCACCCCCGAGACTGAAGGGTGCGTGTTTGTGGCAACAAAAGCTGAGGCGCTGGGCAAAAGTGTGTCGCCAAGATTATGGTGAGTAATTTATGGTGTTCATTTGTGAATAACTTACGTAGAACACGAAAGGGGGAGGGCTAGTACGAGTCATGAGGATGGGTAAAGTGGGACAACGTACAGAGTGAGTGGTGAGTACGTTTGGTATGGTTCATGGTGTagcatattttaaattgcaatACAAAATATGGACATGGTTGAGGTGAGGTTAACCATATTTATGGCCTTAGCCACGGCACCTGTGGGCTCTTCAGCAGAGATTCTCAACTgtaaaattcatatgtaattgttatttgaaaattatcaaGCTTCAAATTATAATGTTCCAAATTGTTGAAAGTAAATAGTTCTCccttaattaatttaatataacttaaataaagaaaaaattgGGAACCTCTGCTGTACAGGTCAAAATAAAcgttgaaaaatattatcCAATTCATTATTATGTATCACAATTCATACAGAAGGTCTCACTCTATAGTTGCGAGATTTAAATCCCTCCCATACTCACCGAGATAGACGGAGGacatttttttcgaaacattcTCATCGATGTACGTTACGCCGAGCGTGTAGAGCGGGGATGCACCGGCACCGAGAAGGAGTTGGGCGGTGAAGAAGAACCAGACGTTCCAGGACAAGTTTTCGCTGTCCGTCGAAGCAGCTTGTCCACCGTTCGCCAACGGCAAGCCCGAGTTATGACATCCCTTGGTGAGTTGGGGGAGAGTAGAGAAATGTTAGTTAAATGAAAGGATGAAAGCGGAGTAAGTGGAGGAAAACGTATCCTTCGGTGTACATGAGCAGATTGTtgctaattttaatttcatcactACATTCCTTCCAACGTTTATTACAACTTAATGTTTGACAAAGCCATAGAATTGCGTTGGTTCCTTTGGTAACATTtagaacaaattaaaattattagctTCTTTAGTTGGCAACTTACCTCCACTAGTGCCTCCACCGAGCCAGGGCTCGATCCGTTGGTGGCGAGGGCCACCGCTAGGACGCTGCACACATTCTGGTCCGAATTGGTCGCCCGGTACTGCCCGACGAGGAAGTGGGGCAGGGCGAAGACGAACGCACCGAGGCCCATCACCGCCACACCCCACCCGATCCAGCGTGGTTTGGAGGCTCCGAGGCGACCGCCGAAGTACGACACCGGCACCAGACACAGGAAGGACGCGATGTCGTAGCCGCTCGCCACGAGCCCCGTTTGAGTCGAGCGCAACCCGAACCGTCGCTCGATGGTCGTGATGACGACGTTGATGAAACCGTTGACTACCAGACCTGTTGCAAGGGAGGAAGAACAAGGAGGATGGTCAGAAGAATGGCAAACCCACCTACAGGAGTCGTATCCTTTGTGTCGTGCGTGCGAAAATCTGGAAGCGATTGAAAACAATCTGTCCTAGCGTCGATGTGAAACGCAACAGATCCTTTACAATACGGTTCTCCGGCGATCGGATCCACGGGCTTTCCGGGAACGCTGAATGACGCTGAACGCTTTCCACTGCTTCTCCCGTCGGTTGGCAAGGAATCACCACCCACCCAGAGGAGACCAGAGCCCAATGTGTCCAAGGTGACAACTATTGTTTGCGAGGGAACGTGCGTACTTTCTTTCACCGCGCCATTGTGGAACGTTTTGAAGGGAGCGAGATTAAATGGCGAGATTATTGGGTGACGATAATAAACCTCAAGTTTCTTCGGCCACCGTTTAGAGGTAATGTAGCTCGCACACAATGGTCAATTTGGGAGGTGGTTGGCATCGGAAAATGAAAGGATCAACGTGTTTTGTCTGCCGGATCTATAGAATGCCGTTTTGTTTACCAGGATGGTGAAATTGGGGAAGAAGTATTGTTCGGGAAATATgatcaaattctcttttttagTTGTACATCATGTTGGATACTTCTTATGAAAAACTGTCATCAACTTCCTTTAAGTTCCTTTAATTAAGAGGCAAGCAAATGACTAACTTTATTTCTACAAAATTATTGCATTCTACGCAACATAAAATTAACCAATTGAAATCGAAGCAGGCTATCGTTCCCGTTCGGAAAGAAAAGTCGCATGTCGCATAACTCATTTCGCCCGGAACGGGACGAGAGCGGACGTTCAACAACATTCGGCCCAATACGGGAAGGAAATCGAGCAGCAAAAATTGCCATTTAGTACACACTTCAACTCCAGCACGCACAATGGTTTGCGGTCTGGTCTGGCAACGACCAACGATATGTGACAGCTCAATAGCGATAGCCTGGCCACCCCCTGACCCCCTTTCCCAGACTACCCGCTTTCcagagggaggggggaaactAGAAAGGCTTCATAGAAATAAGAAGTTAGATCGAACGATAGCAAATTGCTGCTCGGATGTCTCGAGCTGCCTCTGACGATGTGTTGGCTCCGATCGAATATGTTGAAGTCCTTTTGCCTCCGACCACACTTCGGTGCCCGGGGGAAGGGGATAAGAACTATGTATTTTCTATTTGTGCACCTCCCCCCCCTTCATGCCGTAATACATTTATGCCCAATATTTTACGCAGTTTTCTTAAACGAAACCCAAAGGACGACCGATCGGCGTCCCGATTGAATGAGGTTGCCTAAATTGCACAACCATTTCTCCTTATCTGGaatcgtgtgtgcgtgtgtctgtgAAGTGGGTTGATGGCCACTCTGCCGACAAATATTGTGGTTTAAGATTGAAGTTGGCTTCACTTTCGGTTGCTAATTTCCTCAAACAAACCCAATTCAGATCAAAGAACAAACGgtgcaaggttttttttataaacttctCACAAGATTGTTGAACTGAAAAACGatagaataattgaaacccATTGTTAAAACACTCAACAAGACGAGCAATAATAAACAGGTACTCTTGTTACGCCATCTCTTCCCACTTGGAAGCCCCTCGTTTTCCACGGGAAACGCGAATGGAAATGATATTCCCGCTTAAACACACCTTTCACCGCCACGTGACGCTGTTTGCGCGAATAAATAGGCTtcatatttcattccattccggAGTGATTGAGCGAGCAGGATTGCAATTTTCCCCTCAGccaacacccacacacacacacacacacaggaccCGGGGCCGCGGTAAGCTGggcgaaaatttaatttcctgttTTGCACTAAATTGTGGCCATTTGTAAGCGTTGGCCCGATGCACTCGAAACGTATCAACAAAATGTAAATCCATCAACGGCGCCACGTGACTGACCTGAGGGAAGGGAGAGGGAAGGTCAGTAAAGTTGAATGTTGAAGCTGTTTAAAAACAactacatttttgtttgccgCGGAAAATGGGTCTATTTTcatcgacaacagtttcgtcATAAACGGCTCTTTAAAATGCGATAAAAATAACGCCTCCTCGCTGCCCTGGCAGAGTTCCAAAAGGGCAAAGGAACCACAAGGAGCATGTGAAGTCCATCGGAAGCGATTTGCATCACGAGTCAGTTAGTGTAATTCAATGTTTCACTCGGGCCACTTGCAAAGTGGAAGTGGGTTTTCCGTTGCCATCGGAGATTCCTTCCCTTCAAATGCAACAACAGTAGTTGTTggcaaaacagtcgaagacgAACCTACTCCACCATCGATGGCAACGGCAAACATCTTCCGTTGGTCGCGTGCCACATTTATGCCACCACGGGAAAATTTGAGAAGGGTGCGTCCGGGTTTGTTTGCGATATGATTACTTTATGAAACCGATGAACCCGGGGAGGGTGTTACTGGATTACTCCCGATTTGGCACACGGGATTCGGGAATTTTCTTGTCGTAACCTGAGTAGGCCGCCTTTTGAAGAGGTTTGCTTTGCTTGATAGCAttttaaatgggaaagttTTATTGGCGTATCGTATCGTCAAGGGTAAATGGgttggaaaacatatttcctcCTTCGCCAAGGATGTTTTGGACAAGTGTCGTTGAGTGTGAAACAATATGATTGTAAATTAAGAAACATTTAAGGTTGTTCGGAGATGCCAACGGAAATTCTAGtttactaaaaataaaatagagcTTAGACCGCTTTGTCTACTCTTTGGTAAACGATAACTGTcagtttgaaaatattaaatgtatgatatttatttcaccgtttaattcatgttttctACTTACTTCCCACGACTGATCCAGACTAACCTCAAAAACTACTCTCGATGATCGTCGTGTGGTTCTCGGTAAACTGTGTCACCGCCGAAGAAAGCCTCCCTAATTACTTTTTATGTCATCTAAATGGCCATAGGCAACCTCCACGCCTTTGGAGGGCATCCTTTGAGTCGTGTTTGCTACTAAAATGTCAGGAATTAATATCGTGGCCGACCGGAGAAACCGACTCCTCACCGCAGGTAAACAAGTCAAGCACGGGAATTCATTGGCCAGACCGGCGCGACAGTTTCTCATTTTATCCGAACCCGACGCGGGCCCGAACTATTAAAACCACCAACGCAGGTTCAGTAACCGACctcgatggtggaaaattgttaACGAACTTCGAGAGCCGTTGTAAAGGAAGAAGGGACGGTGCTTTTCCGCGGAAGGATGGAAGGAAACCCCCGGTTGGAAAGTAGCGCTAGAAAGGCAACGACGAGAGCTTGTCGTGAGACGaatcgacaaacatttccgccCCGAAGCCAAAGGGGTGTTTGGCAAACTGTTGCTTCCATTCAAACCGGTTCCCAACCGGAGGAATGTTTGTCCTGC encodes:
- the LOC131281434 gene encoding solute carrier organic anion transporter family member 4A1, whose product is MSTTSLEDIMKANNSSLVTTPSGTVQTESTKCGGSYGDPSSPSSDVLEDGARCAVVGHEEADDPSVPASRSYHCGWFGLRPKWMEVFMTPKWALFWLCWAGAVQGLVVNGFINVVITTIERRFGLRSTQTGLVASGYDIASFLCLVPVSYFGGRLGASKPRWIGWGVAVMGLGAFVFALPHFLVGQYRATNSDQNVCSVLAVALATNGSSPGSVEALVEGCHNSGLPLANGGQAASTDSENLSWNVWFFFTAQLLLGAGASPLYTLGVTYIDENVSKKMSSVYLGIYYTMAVVGPAAGYVIGGQLLLFYTDMFVVDASTLGLTPHSKVWVGAWWIGFVFMAAFCLLLAIPILAYPSALPGSEKLQKVSEAHRGDEEDADGERRQEAFTKIKQIPRALVALLKNPTFFFLNLAGASEGLVISGFAVFLPKLIENQFSVTAVWSALLMGIITVPAGGGGTFLGGYLVKKLHLSCSGIIKFCLFATIFAALFTVCFFLSCPNLTFAGVTASYFPHENLEGPHAHTTEYRDLYYLPKNLDNACNDRCACSRRNYEPICGADGVMYYSPCHAGCGEEINLENAKVYRDCTCINATFHSESPSALYGSYDAVNTMCQSQCGHLWMFVVLCFLVMFFTFLATMPALSATLRCVHDDQRSFALGIQWIKVRVLGTIPAPMIFGRLIDETCILWQESGCEDHGACLVYDNAFMSKYMLLLALIGKACSILFFFGAWFYYIPPKSVANDDTKDRKKLTSNGHINPNAAVEKY